One genomic segment of Thermodesulfobacteriota bacterium includes these proteins:
- a CDS encoding phosphomannomutase, giving the protein MTDVPHPINPLIFREYDVRGVVGRDLHPATVTMLGRGYGTYAAERGVRTVALGRDVRLSSPGFRDAMVEGLLSAGLAVIDVGVCPTPLLYFAIHRFGADGGVMITGSHNPPEFNGFKLCIGLGSIYGEMIQELRRIIEAGKFRRGEGKLERREIVPEYRKFVAANLSIPRKLKVVVDAGNGTAGAVAPALFREMGLEVVELFCEADGRFPNHFPDPTVPENLRSLAAKVKETGADVGGGQDAAAH; this is encoded by the coding sequence TTGACTGACGTACCGCATCCGATCAACCCGCTGATCTTCCGGGAGTACGACGTCCGCGGCGTGGTGGGGAGAGACCTGCATCCGGCCACGGTGACGATGCTGGGCAGGGGGTACGGAACCTACGCCGCGGAGCGCGGCGTCCGCACCGTCGCGCTGGGCCGCGACGTCCGGCTGTCCTCGCCGGGGTTCCGCGACGCCATGGTCGAGGGGCTTCTCTCGGCCGGGCTCGCCGTGATCGACGTGGGCGTCTGCCCGACCCCGCTGCTGTACTTCGCGATCCACCGTTTCGGCGCCGACGGCGGGGTGATGATCACCGGCAGCCACAACCCGCCGGAGTTCAACGGGTTCAAGCTCTGCATCGGCCTCGGGTCGATCTATGGCGAGATGATCCAGGAGCTGCGCCGGATCATCGAGGCGGGGAAGTTCCGTCGCGGGGAAGGGAAGCTGGAGCGGCGCGAAATCGTTCCGGAGTACCGGAAGTTCGTCGCGGCGAACCTGTCGATCCCGCGGAAGCTGAAGGTCGTGGTGGACGCGGGGAACGGGACGGCGGGCGCGGTCGCCCCCGCCCTCTTCCGCGAGATGGGGCTGGAGGTCGTCGAGCTCTTCTGCGAAGCCGACGGAAGGTTCCCGAACCATTTCCCGGACCCGACGGTCCCGGAGAATCTGCGGTCGCTCGCGGCGAAGGTGAAGGAGACCGGCGCGGACGTGGGGGGCGGCCAAGACGCCGCCGCCCACC